CAGCTTGCAAGCGCTTCGCGAGTTCGGCGCACGGGTGAAGGACGCCGGACACGACGAGCTGCTCAACGGCTTCGGAAACACGGTAGGAAACCAGATGTCGCAGGCGGTGCTGGGCTTCACCGGCACCGGTACCGGCCGGGGAACGCACCCGGTGGCACCCCTGGGCGAAGCCGTCTACTTCGGCAACCTGATGGCCGACTACTCGCAGGCAGCCGGTCAGCTCGCGGGCGACGTCGTTCTGGGGCTGAGTTCCCTCGGATTCGCCGCCGAGGGCATCGCAACGCAGTACGGCAACGGTGACGCGCTGAGCAGCACGACGATCGACAACGTCGTCGACGCGTTCATCCCGCTCCCCGCAGACAACACGACCCAGACCCAGGAGACGACCCAGCCCGCCGAGACGCGTGAGAACACGCCCGCCGGCGCCCCGGGTGGTCACCATCCCGCTTCACCGGAGAGCGACGAGCGACCCACCCGACCGGGCGGTGGCCCGGCCGTCCCGGACGCCGAGTCCGACGACTACAGAACGCGGCCCTTCCAACTCTGACCGAGCCGCACGGAAGGTTCCGACCATGGGGGACACGTACTACGGCTACGCCTGGGATCCGACGAGCGTCCGGGTCGCGGAGCACGACACGTACGTGCCGGAGGGCCGGACGCATCTGCTCCGGACGACCGACTTCAACGACGCCGAGAAGGTCGCGCACATCCGGGTGCTCTGGCCGATGATCCAAGGCCTCGATCCGGTCCGGATCGGCAACCTGGCCCAGCACTGGCGGAAGCTGTCGACCCAGCTCACGACCGCTCGCAACAACCTGGGGCGGAACGGCACCCGCCTCCAACCGCAGTGGACCGGCGAAGCGTCCCGGGCATTCCTGGAGCGGGTCGGCGCGGCCCTCTACTCGCTCGACCAGTGGATCGAGGCCGCGGCCACGAACGCCGCGACGATCGATCGGCTGGCCGACGACGTGCGGGCTACGCAGCCGAAGGTGCAGCGGATCTACAACGACTGGCTGGCCGAGTCGGCGACCGAGAAAACCAAGCGCGACGCGGACGCCAAGGCCATCACGCTCACTCAGGACGGCAACGACTTCTTCGGCTTCCTGAGCAAGTACGACATCGTCCGCGACGGCGGAGCCCTGTACCGATGGGCCCGCGAGTCGGTGCCGCAGGACGAGATCGACCAGAAGTACACCGCGCTGGCGTTACCGCTCGTGAAGAACCTCGCCGATCACTTCGCCAGCGCGGCGGCGACCGGCCTGGACCTGCCCGGCAGGTTCAAGGGGCCGACCACCGTCAAGCTCGTCCAACCGGCGTTCGGTGGCGCACCGCCCGGCTCGCCGCCGGCTCGGCCGACGGCACCGGCGATCCCCGGCGCCGTTCCCCCGACGTCGCCGGGCGTCCGACCGCCCGCGGTGCCGACGCCGCCGGTCGCCGCCGCCCCGGCGCCTCCGGCGCCGGTTGTTCCGGGTGTGCCGCCGGGAGCACCTGGTGTCCGGCCGCCTGCCGCGCCCGCGATCCCGGGTCCGCGGACGCGACCCGCGTCGGTATCCCGGCCGCTGCTGCCCTCACCTGCGGTGCCGACGACGCCCGCCCTGCCGACGCTCGGCGGACGTCGGGGCGGCGCACCGGGTGTCCCGGGGGGACCGGGTAGGCGGCAGCCCGGCCCCGGACGCCGGGGCACCGTGCCAGGTGTACCGGCGCTGCCCGGCCGGACCGGCGCACCGAACACGAGGCGAAAGGTCCCCTCTCCGCAGACGCCGCTGCCCGCGCAGGGCGTGCGGTCCGGCCTGGACGGTCGAACCGGCCGCACCGGCCGCACCGGTCGTCCGTCGCCGGCTTCGGCCCGAACCGAACGTCCCGGCACCCCGACACAACTCGCCGGACGGACCGGCCCTCCCCCGGCCCGCCGGATGCCGGTGACCACCGAACCGCCGGAGTTCCGCCGCACTCCGCCAGCCGCGCCCCCCGGCGACGTCGAACCGCCGGCCAAACCGTCCCTCGGTGGCCGCCGTGGGCCCGAGCGCCCGGTCGGAGCCAGTCCGTCGCAGAGCAGTCGTGGAACGCGCCCGGAGCTCACCGGACGCGCCGGGCAGCACGGCATCCCCGAGCCCGACACCCGGCCCGCCGCCCTCGCGCGGCGAAGCGCCGAAGCGCCACCGGACGAGGCGTTCGCGCCCGCCGCGTCGGCTCCGGCCGTGATCGAACGGCCGGACGTGCCGGTCGCGGCTCAGCCCGGGCCGGCACTGGGCCGGGCAGCGGTCGAACCGCGCCCGAAGGCAGCGGGGTCGGCATGGACGTGACCCGCTCCGGACGGCTCCTGACCGCGGTGTTCGTGCTCGCGGTGAGCACGCTCGCCGCGGTCGGGACCGCGCCTGCGGCCCGTGCCGACGACGTCCGCGACGACTCGTGGCACCTCACCGCGCTACGGATCGCCGAGGCACACCGCCTCACGAAGGGCGACGGCGTCGTGGTGGCCGTCGTCGACTCGGGTGTCGACCCGACGCACCCCGACATCGTCGGGAACGTCCTGCCGGGCGTCGACATCTACACCGGCGAGCCACCGGCCAGGGGACGCGACGGGTACACGGCCTACCACGGCACGGCGATGGCCGGTCTGATCGCCGGGCACGGCCACGGCCCCGGTCGGCGGAGCGGTGTCCTCGGCATCGCTCCGGAGGCGAAGATCCTGCCGGTCAAGATCACCCGGTCGGACGGGCTCATCAGCGGCCGCGAAGTCGCGCGGGGCATCGAGTGGGCGCTCAGCCTCGATGCGGACGTCATCTCGATCTCGCTGCAGACGCCCAGCGAGCGGCTGATCGAGCGGGCGGTGACCAAGGCCTGGAACCAGGGCGTTCCGGTGCTGGCCGCGAGCGGCAACGACGGCTTCAGCGGGACGGCGTTCGTGGAGGGCGTGATCCCGGTGACCGCGATCGGCCCGAGCGGCGCGTTCGTCGAGAGCCTGCGGATCATGTGGCGCCCGGTCGGGGTGGCGGCACCCGGTGGCGACATCCCGACCGCCCGGGAGGGTGGGTACTGGACCAACACCGGCACCAGCAACTCGACGGCGATCGCCGCCGGGGTGATGGCGCTGATCAAGGCCCGGTATCCGAACGACGGCATCGTGGAGCACTACCGCCGGATCCGGCTGACCGCGCAGGATCGCGGAGACCCCGGCGACGACACGCGGTACGGATGCGGCGTGGTGGATCCGGTCGCGGCGCTCACCGAGAAGCTACCGCCGGCACCGGCCGAGACCGCGGCGGACGAGCCGGCTCCGAGCCCGGTCGCGCGGGACACGTCGAAGGTGCCCACCGCCGTCGTGGCCGGTGGGGTGGCGTGGGTGGCCGTTCTGATCCTCGGTGCAGTCGTGGGCGGGGTCGTCCTGACAGTCCGGCGTAGGTGAGGGGGAACCATGTCCGTCGATCCGGAAAGGACACCCGCGCGGTCCGGTCGGCACCATGCCGTCGAGCCGGCCACACCTACCGACGCTCGTCCGCCGGCCACGTACGGCCGCGCCGCCGATCCGTCGGCGCCCCCGCCACCAGCGACGCCGCCGTCGATCGCACCGCCGCCGATCGGGCCGCCGCCGGGCACGGGGGGGCGGGCCGGNNNNNNNNNNCGCCGGGCACGGCGGGTCGGGCCGTCGTGGCCGGACGCCACGCCGTGCCCTCACCCGCGGCACCGCCCGCTCCCGGCGGCGACCGGCGGATCGGCGCGAACGCGCCCACCTGGAGCCCGCCCCAACCGGCCCCGCCGACAGCGGCCCCGCAACCGGCAGCACCTCCAGCCCCGCAGCCGGGACAGTCTCCGGCGGCCACCCAGCCGACGCCGCCGTCGGCGGCACTCGCCCCCGGCCTGAGCCGGCCACACTCCCATCCCCAACCCCGCCCACCGGCCTGGCCCGCGCCCGCACCGCCCCAGACCGCGTTGCCCCAGACCGCGTTGCCCCAGACCGCAGCG
Above is a genomic segment from Cryptosporangium minutisporangium containing:
- a CDS encoding S8 family serine peptidase encodes the protein MDVTRSGRLLTAVFVLAVSTLAAVGTAPAARADDVRDDSWHLTALRIAEAHRLTKGDGVVVAVVDSGVDPTHPDIVGNVLPGVDIYTGEPPARGRDGYTAYHGTAMAGLIAGHGHGPGRRSGVLGIAPEAKILPVKITRSDGLISGREVARGIEWALSLDADVISISLQTPSERLIERAVTKAWNQGVPVLAASGNDGFSGTAFVEGVIPVTAIGPSGAFVESLRIMWRPVGVAAPGGDIPTAREGGYWTNTGTSNSTAIAAGVMALIKARYPNDGIVEHYRRIRLTAQDRGDPGDDTRYGCGVVDPVAALTEKLPPAPAETAADEPAPSPVARDTSKVPTAVVAGGVAWVAVLILGAVVGGVVLTVRRR